From Gemmatimonadales bacterium, a single genomic window includes:
- a CDS encoding rhomboid family intramembrane serine protease, translating to MLMLYVVGVACEHALGWKLGTVYAVSALAGSVLSTATSAGPSVGASGAVFGVMASVITFLVRHRERVKVRDHRVALVIAVLIVYQLVQGMMTPYVDNMAHLGGTLGGVLATLGLEPVLFEPRDVQST from the coding sequence ATGCTGATGCTTTACGTGGTCGGAGTGGCTTGCGAGCATGCTCTGGGGTGGAAGCTCGGTACCGTCTACGCGGTGAGCGCCCTGGCCGGGTCGGTGCTCAGCACGGCCACCAGCGCGGGCCCGTCGGTAGGCGCGTCCGGCGCGGTATTCGGAGTCATGGCCTCAGTCATCACCTTTCTGGTCAGGCACCGCGAGCGCGTCAAGGTGCGCGACCACCGGGTCGCTCTGGTCATCGCAGTGCTGATCGTTTACCAGCTCGTCCAAGGGATGATGACGCCCTACGTGGACAACATGGCGCACCTCGGCGGCACCCTCGGCGGCGTGCTGGCCACGTTGGGGCTCGAGCCGGTCCTGTTCGAGCCTCGGGACGTCCAATCCACTTGA
- the icd gene encoding isocitrate dehydrogenase (NADP(+)) has product MMTQSDQGTPITFQDGAYVVPDHPIIPFIEGDGTGRDIWRASRKVFDAAVAKASRGRRRVTWVETLAGEKAFKETGSWLPEATVETITKYRVGIKGPLTTPVGMGIRSLNVALRQLLDLYACVRPVRWFEGVPAPVKRPQDLKVTIFRENTEDVYAGIEYAAGSKEAERLRDVLVGEFKAKLREKSAIGIKPMSEFGSKRLIARAIQHAVERKLPSVTLVHKGNIMKFTEGAFRDWGYQLAKDRFGGNTISEADLAGGAPAGKVVIKDRIADSVFQQLLLRPKEYSILATPNLNGDYLSDACAAQVGGLGIAPGANIGDGFAVFEATHGTAPKYADLDKINPGGVIMSGVMMFEHLGWEDVAQTIVHGFEGAIRSRHVTYDLARQTEGATEVSTSAFADQIVECMG; this is encoded by the coding sequence ATGATGACCCAGTCTGACCAAGGCACGCCGATCACATTCCAGGACGGCGCCTACGTCGTCCCCGACCATCCCATCATCCCGTTCATCGAAGGAGACGGCACCGGCCGAGACATCTGGCGGGCATCGCGAAAGGTCTTTGACGCGGCGGTCGCCAAGGCGTCCAGGGGCAGGCGTCGCGTCACCTGGGTCGAGACGCTGGCCGGCGAGAAGGCCTTCAAGGAGACCGGCAGTTGGCTGCCGGAAGCCACCGTCGAGACCATCACGAAGTACCGGGTGGGCATCAAGGGGCCGCTCACCACGCCGGTGGGGATGGGCATCCGTTCACTCAACGTCGCCTTGCGGCAACTCCTCGACCTCTATGCCTGTGTCCGCCCGGTGCGCTGGTTCGAGGGCGTGCCGGCGCCGGTCAAGCGGCCGCAGGACCTCAAGGTCACCATCTTCCGCGAGAACACCGAGGACGTGTACGCGGGGATCGAGTACGCCGCGGGGTCCAAGGAGGCCGAGCGGCTGCGCGACGTGCTCGTCGGCGAGTTCAAGGCCAAGCTGCGCGAGAAGAGCGCCATCGGCATCAAGCCCATGAGCGAGTTCGGGAGCAAGCGGCTTATCGCGCGCGCCATCCAGCACGCCGTGGAGCGCAAGCTGCCGAGCGTGACGCTGGTGCACAAAGGGAACATCATGAAGTTCACCGAGGGCGCCTTCCGCGACTGGGGCTACCAGCTGGCGAAGGACCGTTTCGGAGGCAACACGATCAGCGAGGCCGACCTGGCCGGCGGCGCGCCGGCCGGGAAGGTCGTGATAAAGGACCGCATCGCGGACAGCGTCTTCCAGCAGCTGCTCCTCCGTCCGAAGGAGTACTCGATCCTCGCCACGCCCAACCTCAACGGCGACTATCTCTCGGACGCATGCGCGGCCCAGGTGGGCGGCCTGGGCATCGCGCCGGGGGCCAACATCGGCGACGGGTTCGCGGTGTTCGAGGCTACGCACGGCACCGCTCCCAAGTACGCCGACCTCGACAAGATCAACCCCGGCGGCGTCATCATGTCGGGGGTGATGATGTTCGAGCACCTGGGCTGGGAGGACGTCGCGCAGACCATCGTCCACGGCTTCGAGGGCGCGATCCGCTCCCGTCACGTCACCTACGATCTCGCCCGCCAGACCGAGGGCGCCACGGAAGTCTCCACCTCCGCCTTCGCGGACCAGATCGTCGAGTGCATGGGATGA
- a CDS encoding leucyl aminopeptidase, which produces MNYELVASAPEALAVPLLAVGVPKQANKTLPDALAALDARTGGVLGRLFQGGDFSGGRDETAVVYGAGGAPARLLLVGMGKAEDVSRNAVRRAAAVSARRARGLGAGAVAFAMPAALRGKLGAEDFAQVALEGMAQGAWHFDELKTSHEDRKPPVTSVSVVVAPEEKGEAVRGFEIGRAMAEGQALARRLQFLPPNQCTPSFLAETAQQLGKEHGFAVTVLDKLAIEKEGMGALLAVNQGSATEPRFIIIEHQGAGDAPPVVLVGKGVTFDTGGISIKPAASMEDMKYDMSGAAAVLGAMEIVGRLKPKLNVIGVVPSTDNMPSGTAIRPADVVKSHLGKTIEIVNTDAEGRLILADALSYVRRFKPAAVLDAATLTGAAISVTGNVATPIMGNDDALVEEVRKAGDRSGDRCWPLPMYDEFRDQNKSDIADVKNSGGRPAGTITAGWFLREFVNGYPWVHLDVAGTAYTDSDSPPLPKGPAGVPTRLFAEFVLGRAG; this is translated from the coding sequence ATGAACTACGAACTCGTGGCTTCCGCGCCGGAAGCGCTCGCCGTGCCCCTCCTGGCGGTGGGTGTGCCGAAGCAGGCGAACAAGACGCTTCCCGACGCGCTCGCCGCGCTCGACGCGCGGACGGGTGGGGTGCTGGGCCGGCTCTTCCAAGGCGGCGACTTCAGCGGCGGCCGGGATGAGACGGCGGTGGTGTACGGCGCGGGGGGCGCGCCGGCGCGACTGCTCCTCGTCGGCATGGGGAAGGCGGAGGACGTGAGCCGGAACGCGGTACGGCGCGCGGCGGCGGTGTCGGCGCGGCGGGCCCGCGGGCTCGGCGCCGGCGCCGTCGCCTTCGCGATGCCCGCGGCGCTTCGCGGCAAGTTAGGCGCGGAGGACTTCGCGCAGGTCGCCCTCGAGGGGATGGCCCAGGGAGCGTGGCACTTCGACGAGCTCAAGACTTCCCACGAGGACCGGAAGCCGCCGGTCACCTCGGTCTCGGTCGTCGTGGCGCCGGAAGAGAAGGGCGAGGCGGTACGTGGGTTCGAGATCGGCCGCGCGATGGCGGAAGGACAGGCGCTCGCTCGGCGGCTCCAGTTCCTTCCTCCCAACCAGTGCACGCCGTCGTTCCTCGCGGAGACGGCGCAGCAGCTCGGCAAGGAGCACGGCTTTGCGGTCACCGTGCTGGACAAGCTGGCCATCGAAAAGGAAGGGATGGGGGCCCTGCTCGCCGTCAACCAGGGCTCGGCCACCGAGCCGCGGTTCATCATCATCGAGCACCAGGGCGCGGGCGACGCGCCGCCGGTGGTGCTGGTAGGGAAGGGCGTCACCTTCGACACCGGCGGTATCTCCATCAAGCCGGCAGCCTCGATGGAAGACATGAAGTACGACATGTCGGGCGCGGCGGCGGTGCTCGGAGCGATGGAGATCGTCGGGAGGCTCAAGCCGAAGCTCAACGTCATCGGCGTCGTCCCCTCGACCGACAACATGCCTAGCGGGACGGCCATCCGCCCCGCCGACGTGGTGAAGAGCCACCTGGGCAAGACCATCGAGATCGTGAACACCGACGCTGAAGGGCGCCTCATCCTGGCCGATGCGCTCTCGTACGTCAGGCGCTTCAAGCCGGCGGCGGTGCTCGATGCGGCCACGCTGACCGGCGCCGCCATCTCTGTCACCGGCAACGTCGCGACCCCCATCATGGGCAACGACGACGCGCTGGTCGAGGAAGTGCGGAAGGCGGGCGACCGCTCCGGTGACCGGTGCTGGCCGCTCCCGATGTACGACGAGTTCCGCGACCAGAACAAGTCCGACATCGCCGACGTGAAGAACAGCGGCGGGCGGCCCGCCGGGACCATCACGGCGGGCTGGTTCCTGCGCGAGTTCGTGAATGGCTACCCGTGGGTCCATCTCGACGTGGCGGGTACCGCGTACACGGATTCGGACTCGCCGCCACTCCCCAAGGGCCCCGCGGGCGTGCCGACGCGGCTATTCGCGGAATTCGTCCTGGGACGCGCCGGCTGA
- a CDS encoding YicC/YloC family endoribonuclease: MSLRSMTGFGSAEGAVAGGRLRLEVRTVNHRHLSVQLKLPAELQALEADLRERLRSHLERGHVTVGARWVEEPPQAAGVRVDLERAGALVAALRDVGKTLGVPGDVDLATVARLPDVVRVVHSEATVEPAAALSILDAAAAACVKMREREGRALAADLLGRLQKLSGYAAFIAERAPARVTAERDRLAAAVRELAGGVAVDPNRLAQEVAFLADRLDITEELVRFGTHVAAMEGALSDSKAAVGKQLGFLMQELGREANTMGSKANDAAIAETVIAIKGELEKIREQIENLE, from the coding sequence ATGTCCCTCCGCAGCATGACGGGGTTCGGGTCCGCCGAGGGCGCAGTCGCCGGTGGGCGCTTGCGTCTCGAGGTCCGGACGGTGAACCACCGGCACCTCAGCGTTCAGCTGAAGCTGCCGGCAGAGCTCCAGGCGCTGGAGGCGGACCTGCGCGAGCGGCTGCGCTCCCACCTGGAGCGCGGGCACGTCACCGTGGGCGCCCGGTGGGTGGAGGAGCCGCCCCAGGCGGCGGGCGTGCGGGTGGATCTCGAGCGGGCTGGGGCGCTGGTGGCGGCGCTGCGCGACGTGGGGAAGACTTTGGGCGTGCCGGGCGACGTGGATCTGGCGACGGTGGCCCGACTCCCCGATGTGGTGCGGGTGGTACACTCCGAGGCGACGGTGGAGCCGGCCGCGGCGCTCTCGATCCTGGACGCAGCGGCGGCCGCATGCGTCAAGATGAGAGAGCGCGAAGGTCGCGCGCTCGCGGCGGACCTGCTGGGGCGCCTGCAAAAGCTGTCGGGTTACGCGGCGTTCATCGCTGAGCGGGCTCCTGCGCGGGTCACCGCCGAGCGCGACCGGCTTGCGGCAGCGGTGAGGGAGCTGGCGGGCGGGGTAGCGGTGGATCCGAACCGGCTGGCGCAGGAAGTGGCGTTCCTCGCCGACCGACTCGACATCACCGAGGAGCTGGTCCGTTTCGGGACGCACGTTGCCGCCATGGAAGGGGCGCTCTCGGACTCGAAGGCGGCAGTCGGAAAGCAGCTTGGTTTCCTGATGCAGGAGCTGGGCCGCGAGGCGAACACCATGGGATCCAAGGCGAACGACGCCGCGATCGCGGAGACGGTCATCGCGATCAAGGGCGAGCTCGAGAAGATCCGGGAACAGATCGAGAACCTCGAGTGA
- the gmk gene encoding guanylate kinase produces MTPFLLVLSAPSGGGKTTIAKALLAAREDLGYSVSATTRQARPGEVDGKDYFFLSRDEFRRRVESGEFLEWAEYGGHLYGTLKSQLEQVLASGRHAVLDIEIQGARAVRKLYPEAVLVFIVPPSADELMKRLGGSAGTRAVTLQRRLRRAVEELTEASEYDYVVVNAERTEAVAEVAAILDAESRRPRRNPELEGDLVELGREIRALADSLEKATEE; encoded by the coding sequence GTGACGCCGTTCCTCCTGGTGCTGTCCGCGCCCTCAGGCGGGGGCAAGACGACGATCGCCAAGGCGTTGCTGGCGGCGCGGGAGGATCTTGGGTACTCGGTCTCGGCCACGACGCGGCAGGCGCGGCCCGGGGAGGTGGACGGGAAGGACTACTTCTTCCTCTCCCGTGACGAGTTCCGGCGCCGGGTGGAGTCGGGCGAGTTCCTGGAGTGGGCGGAATACGGCGGCCACCTGTACGGGACGCTCAAGTCGCAGCTGGAACAAGTGCTGGCGTCGGGGCGCCATGCGGTGCTCGACATCGAGATCCAGGGCGCCCGCGCGGTCAGGAAGCTGTACCCCGAGGCCGTGCTGGTCTTCATCGTCCCGCCCTCGGCGGATGAACTGATGAAGCGGCTGGGGGGTAGCGCTGGAACGCGCGCGGTGACGCTCCAGAGGCGGCTCCGGCGCGCGGTGGAGGAGTTGACCGAGGCGTCGGAGTACGACTACGTGGTCGTGAACGCCGAGCGCACGGAAGCGGTGGCGGAAGTGGCGGCCATCCTCGATGCGGAGTCGAGGCGGCCGCGGCGGAACCCTGAGTTGGAAGGCGACCTGGTCGAGCTTGGCCGCGAGATCCGCGCGCTGGCCGACTCGCTCGAGAAGGCAACGGAGGAGTAG
- a CDS encoding DNA-directed RNA polymerase subunit omega, with the protein MRVFTPVEIAKQAGNKYVGVLVAAKFARFVNGFPKDRSYEREKKLTTTSLEELSSGALQYKITRRRRQEV; encoded by the coding sequence ATGCGCGTCTTTACCCCGGTTGAAATCGCGAAGCAGGCGGGAAACAAGTACGTCGGCGTCCTGGTGGCGGCGAAGTTCGCCCGCTTCGTGAACGGCTTCCCGAAGGACCGCTCCTACGAGCGGGAAAAGAAGCTCACCACGACGTCGCTCGAGGAGCTGTCGAGTGGCGCCCTGCAATACAAGATCACCCGGCGGCGACGGCAGGAAGTATGA
- the coaBC gene encoding bifunctional phosphopantothenoylcysteine decarboxylase/phosphopantothenate--cysteine ligase CoaBC produces MTDLAGRHVVLGVTGGIACYKACTVARRLTESGAAVDVVMTASAAEFIRPVTFEALTGRPVVTSLWDPGHALDHVRLGREPDLIIVAPATARLIARAAQGLADDFLTSLLLARRSPLLICPAMNDQMYAHPETQLNLEKIRGDRGVKGDRGVRGVRGVMVLGPASGPLAHGEGEGPGRMVEPEEIIAHAERLLLSGPPFEGKRVLVTAGPTREALDPVRVVTNRSSGLMGYALAREAWRRGAEVTLIAGPGSLGAPFGVEVVRVESTGELATAVEKALPKADVLIMAAAPADYRPKKASATKTKRSAGSMSLDLEPTPDVLKATVAKRKKGAVIVGFALEAGEAVASAREKLAAKQLDLVVANDATEPDAGPEVETNRVALVAHDGVERLPLMSKEAVAERIVDRVGVLLSGRG; encoded by the coding sequence ATGACCGACCTGGCCGGCCGGCACGTCGTTCTCGGCGTGACGGGCGGCATCGCCTGCTACAAGGCGTGCACCGTCGCGCGACGCCTCACCGAATCCGGCGCGGCGGTGGACGTGGTGATGACCGCTTCGGCCGCCGAGTTCATCCGACCCGTGACCTTCGAAGCGCTCACCGGCCGGCCCGTCGTCACCAGCCTGTGGGACCCCGGACACGCGCTGGACCACGTGCGCCTGGGCCGCGAGCCCGACCTCATCATCGTCGCGCCCGCCACGGCCCGGCTCATCGCGCGCGCCGCGCAGGGCCTCGCCGACGACTTCCTGACCTCGCTGCTCCTCGCCCGACGCTCGCCGCTGCTGATCTGTCCGGCCATGAATGATCAGATGTATGCGCATCCGGAAACGCAATTAAATCTTGAAAAAATCAGGGGAGATAGGGGAGTCAAGGGAGATAGGGGAGTTAGGGGAGTTAGGGGAGTGATGGTGCTCGGGCCGGCCTCGGGGCCGCTGGCGCACGGCGAGGGTGAGGGGCCGGGGCGGATGGTGGAGCCGGAGGAGATCATCGCGCACGCGGAGCGACTGCTGCTGAGCGGGCCGCCGTTCGAGGGGAAGCGGGTGCTGGTGACCGCGGGCCCGACGCGCGAGGCGCTCGATCCGGTGCGGGTGGTGACCAACCGGTCTAGCGGGCTGATGGGCTATGCGCTGGCTCGCGAGGCGTGGCGGCGCGGGGCGGAGGTGACCCTGATCGCCGGTCCCGGCTCGCTGGGGGCACCTTTCGGTGTGGAGGTGGTCCGGGTGGAGAGCACCGGGGAGCTCGCGACCGCGGTGGAGAAAGCCCTGCCGAAAGCCGACGTGCTGATAATGGCGGCGGCGCCGGCGGACTACCGCCCCAAGAAAGCGTCGGCGACGAAGACCAAACGCAGCGCGGGTTCCATGAGCCTCGACCTCGAGCCCACGCCGGACGTGCTCAAGGCGACGGTCGCCAAGCGGAAGAAGGGAGCGGTCATCGTCGGCTTCGCGCTCGAGGCGGGGGAAGCCGTCGCCTCGGCGCGCGAGAAGCTCGCGGCGAAGCAGCTCGACCTCGTCGTGGCCAACGACGCCACGGAGCCTGACGCCGGGCCCGAGGTCGAAACCAATCGAGTAGCGCTGGTCGCGCACGACGGCGTGGAGCGGCTTCCGCTGATGTCGAAGGAGGCGGTCGCGGAGCGCATCGTCGATCGCGTTGGCGTGTTACTTTCCGGGCGTGGATGA
- a CDS encoding uracil-DNA glycosylase: protein MDEPRRKYLQQLIELGEKELVLEGGGAAMPTPVQIPIGIIAGAPTRGDLFTADPVAALPSLEELAKVVDACRKCGLGSTRLHSVPGQGNPHAKLVIVGEAPGATEDEKGLAFVGRAGQLLTEILAAIKLTRDDVFICNVLKCRPPQNRDPEPLEVAACSPYLHRQLELIRPKVILAMGKPAAHALLGTNAALGELRQKLHRYRGIPLIVTYHPAALLRNPHWKRPTWDDVRLARSIFDDQAV, encoded by the coding sequence GTGGATGAGCCTCGGCGGAAATACCTCCAACAACTGATCGAGCTGGGCGAGAAGGAACTGGTGCTGGAGGGCGGCGGGGCTGCGATGCCGACGCCGGTCCAGATCCCGATCGGCATCATCGCCGGCGCGCCCACGCGGGGCGACCTCTTCACCGCCGACCCCGTCGCGGCGCTCCCGTCGCTCGAAGAGCTCGCCAAGGTCGTGGACGCCTGCCGCAAGTGCGGCCTCGGCAGCACGCGGCTGCACAGCGTCCCCGGTCAGGGGAACCCGCACGCGAAGCTGGTGATCGTTGGCGAGGCTCCGGGCGCGACGGAGGACGAGAAAGGCCTCGCGTTCGTGGGCCGCGCGGGGCAGCTCCTCACCGAGATCCTCGCCGCGATCAAGCTCACGCGCGACGACGTTTTCATCTGCAATGTGCTGAAGTGCCGGCCGCCCCAGAACCGGGATCCGGAGCCGCTGGAAGTCGCGGCCTGCTCACCGTACCTTCATCGTCAACTCGAGCTGATCCGGCCGAAGGTGATCCTCGCGATGGGCAAGCCCGCGGCACACGCGCTCCTTGGCACCAACGCGGCGCTGGGCGAGCTGCGGCAGAAGCTGCACCGCTACCGGGGCATCCCGCTGATAGTCACCTATCACCCGGCCGCGCTCCTTCGAAACCCCCACTGGAAGCGTCCGACCTGGGATGACGTCCGTCTCGCCCGCAGCATCTTCGACGACCAAGCCGTCTGA
- the dnaB gene encoding replicative DNA helicase, with product MTSVSPAASSTTKPSDAFGGRQAPYSAEAEQAVLGAMLLDADAALRAAETLDDWMFYREGHRRLFRVMIGIAKRGDVIDPITLKDELDRKGELEGVGGVDYLSYLLDVVPTAANFDYHATIVRDKALLRRLIEVGTQIVQDAYEGKQLAAEVLDSAEQRIFQVAEHRATEGFARLKTLLWPTMERIESLHGAGQTITGIASGFKDLDERTAGFQQSDLVIVAARPSMGKTAFCLNVAQHAAIERGVPVAIFSLEMSKEAIVQRLLTSEARVDAHRLRSGTLRDADYKLLASAAGILSSAPIWIDDSASLTPLELRSKARRIKAEQDVGLIIVDYLQLMRSPDQAENRVQEISAISRGLKALAKELHCPVMALSQLSRAPEQRGGEHRRPQLSDLRESGAIEQDADLVIFIYRPEMYALPEEREEIAGQTEVIIGKQRNGPTGTVKLFFHNQYTRFDNYSARDTGSVAAGGGGGGE from the coding sequence ATGACGTCCGTCTCGCCCGCAGCATCTTCGACGACCAAGCCGTCTGACGCGTTCGGCGGCCGGCAGGCGCCTTACAGCGCCGAAGCGGAGCAGGCCGTGCTCGGCGCCATGCTGCTCGACGCCGACGCCGCCCTGCGCGCGGCCGAAACCCTCGACGACTGGATGTTCTACCGCGAGGGGCACCGCCGCCTCTTCCGGGTGATGATCGGCATCGCCAAGCGCGGCGATGTCATCGACCCGATCACCCTCAAGGACGAGCTGGACCGCAAGGGCGAGCTGGAAGGCGTCGGTGGGGTGGACTACCTCAGCTATCTCCTGGACGTCGTCCCTACCGCGGCCAACTTCGACTACCACGCCACGATCGTCCGTGACAAGGCGCTGCTACGCCGCCTCATCGAGGTGGGGACGCAGATCGTCCAGGACGCCTACGAAGGCAAGCAGCTTGCCGCCGAGGTCCTGGACAGCGCCGAGCAGCGGATCTTCCAGGTCGCCGAGCACCGGGCTACGGAGGGCTTCGCACGGCTCAAGACCCTGCTTTGGCCGACCATGGAACGCATAGAATCGCTCCATGGTGCGGGACAAACGATTACCGGTATTGCGTCGGGTTTCAAAGATTTGGATGAGCGGACGGCCGGCTTCCAGCAGTCGGACCTGGTCATAGTGGCGGCGCGGCCGAGCATGGGGAAGACGGCATTCTGCCTGAACGTGGCCCAGCACGCGGCGATCGAACGCGGGGTGCCGGTGGCGATCTTCTCTCTGGAGATGTCGAAGGAAGCGATCGTGCAGCGCCTGCTGACCTCCGAGGCGCGGGTGGACGCGCACCGGCTGCGCTCCGGCACGCTGCGCGACGCCGACTACAAGTTGCTCGCGAGCGCCGCGGGGATCCTTTCTTCGGCGCCGATCTGGATAGACGACAGCGCGTCACTGACGCCGCTCGAGCTGAGGTCGAAGGCGCGGCGGATCAAGGCGGAGCAGGATGTCGGGTTGATCATCGTGGACTACCTCCAACTGATGCGCTCGCCCGACCAGGCGGAGAACCGGGTGCAGGAGATAAGCGCGATCTCCCGCGGCCTGAAGGCTCTCGCCAAGGAGCTGCACTGCCCGGTGATGGCGCTCTCGCAGCTCTCACGCGCGCCGGAGCAGCGCGGCGGCGAGCACCGGCGGCCGCAGCTTTCGGACCTGCGAGAGTCGGGCGCGATCGAGCAGGACGCGGACCTCGTGATCTTCATCTACCGTCCGGAGATGTACGCGCTGCCCGAGGAAAGGGAAGAGATCGCGGGGCAGACGGAGGTGATCATCGGCAAGCAGCGCAACGGGCCGACCGGAACGGTGAAGCTCTTCTTCCACAACCAGTACACCCGCTTCGACAACTATAGCGCGCGTGATACCGGGAGCGTCGCGGCGGGGGGCGGCGGCGGTGGCGAGTAA
- the ispD gene encoding 2-C-methyl-D-erythritol 4-phosphate cytidylyltransferase: MPARRRAWSWCGWSTSGSWPIASPPEAGAIILAAGKGLRASDGGSGELKQYRPVGGVRLLLRAIRPFAQHPRIGPIVVVLPPEDAARPPEWLQALLSERLIVAAGGEERQHSVANGLARLPSGVTLVLVHDAARPFVDRELIDRVLAVAALGVCAVPGLPLADTVKETDTAGLVVRTVPRERLVAVQTPQAFPRALLENAHQRARSDANALSTDDASLCERLGHPVRVVAGSARNIKVTTPDDFVIADAIAAAWSAP, encoded by the coding sequence GTGCCGGCGCGCCGCCGGGCCTGGAGCTGGTGCGGCTGGAGCACCTCGGGGAGTTGGCCGATCGCCTCGCCGCCTGAAGCCGGCGCCATCATCCTCGCGGCGGGGAAGGGACTCCGCGCGTCGGACGGCGGTTCGGGAGAGCTCAAGCAGTACCGTCCGGTGGGCGGCGTGCGCCTCCTCCTGCGCGCCATCCGCCCGTTCGCCCAGCACCCTCGCATCGGTCCCATCGTCGTCGTGCTGCCGCCGGAAGACGCGGCCCGGCCGCCGGAGTGGCTACAGGCGTTGCTGTCGGAGCGGCTGATCGTCGCAGCGGGCGGCGAGGAGCGCCAGCACTCGGTCGCCAACGGCCTGGCCCGGCTACCGTCCGGCGTGACGCTGGTGCTGGTCCACGATGCGGCGCGCCCGTTCGTGGATCGCGAGCTCATCGACCGGGTACTCGCGGTGGCCGCGCTGGGCGTATGCGCGGTGCCGGGGCTCCCGCTGGCCGATACGGTGAAAGAGACCGATACGGCGGGTCTCGTCGTGCGCACCGTCCCGCGCGAGCGCCTCGTCGCGGTCCAGACTCCGCAGGCCTTTCCCCGCGCGCTGCTCGAGAACGCGCATCAGCGGGCCCGATCCGATGCCAACGCGCTGTCCACGGACGACGCGTCGCTCTGCGAGCGGCTGGGCCATCCGGTGCGCGTCGTTGCAGGCAGCGCGCGCAACATCAAGGTCACCACCCCCGACGACTTCGTGATCGCGGATGCGATCGCGGCTGCGTGGAGCGCGCCGTGA
- a CDS encoding L-threonylcarbamoyladenylate synthase: MERAVIPFRTNEEVAAAIPTVVGHLVRRGLIGYPTETVYGLGSIVAAGAVDRLSTLKGRAPGKPFLLLVADLAMLTGVGLRLTDAAERFAAAFWPGPLTLALPGGEGLLPDSLRGPEGGVAVRWTSHQGIARLIATLGSPITSTSANRPRQPPALDAPAMEETFGAAVKDGTLVVLDAGRLAPSPPSTLVDCTGSAPRLIREGAIGFERLASIVPSLARTP, translated from the coding sequence GTGGAGCGCGCCGTGATCCCCTTCCGCACCAACGAGGAGGTCGCGGCCGCGATCCCGACGGTGGTCGGGCACCTGGTGCGGCGGGGACTCATCGGCTACCCGACGGAGACCGTGTACGGCCTCGGCTCCATCGTGGCCGCGGGCGCGGTGGACCGCCTCAGCACCCTCAAGGGACGCGCCCCTGGAAAGCCGTTCCTGTTGCTCGTTGCCGACCTCGCCATGCTGACCGGCGTCGGGCTCCGGCTCACCGACGCCGCCGAGCGCTTCGCCGCCGCGTTCTGGCCCGGACCGCTCACGCTGGCGCTCCCCGGCGGCGAAGGGCTGCTGCCCGACAGCCTGCGCGGGCCGGAAGGCGGCGTCGCGGTTCGGTGGACGTCCCACCAGGGGATCGCGCGCCTGATCGCGACCCTCGGCTCGCCGATCACCTCTACCAGCGCGAACCGGCCGAGGCAACCGCCGGCCCTCGACGCGCCGGCGATGGAGGAGACGTTCGGGGCGGCAGTGAAGGACGGCACGCTGGTGGTGCTGGACGCCGGACGGCTGGCGCCGTCCCCGCCGTCCACGCTGGTGGACTGCACCGGCTCCGCTCCGCGCCTGATCCGCGAAGGCGCGATCGGGTTCGAGCGGCTCGCGAGCATCGTCCCGTCGCTGGCGCGGACTCCGTGA
- a CDS encoding low molecular weight protein arginine phosphatase: protein MKLLIVCTGNICRSPMAEAIARRLLGERGRPDIAVVSAGTAAYEGSPASEGAYLVGLEHGLDLSSHLARPLTADLVVEADLVFGMGAHHVDRASALGGTGRAHLLGSYAGRTDDLAQVEDPYGGDLDEYRRTFRQLEELLVDAVDRLLAEPSTGAGPGDE, encoded by the coding sequence GTGAAGCTCCTGATCGTCTGCACCGGCAACATCTGCCGCAGCCCCATGGCGGAGGCGATCGCGAGGCGGCTGCTGGGAGAGCGTGGCAGGCCGGACATCGCGGTGGTCTCCGCGGGCACGGCGGCCTACGAGGGCTCGCCCGCGTCCGAAGGGGCGTACCTGGTCGGACTGGAGCATGGGCTCGACCTCTCGAGCCATCTCGCGCGGCCGCTGACCGCGGACCTGGTAGTGGAGGCCGATCTCGTCTTCGGCATGGGCGCGCATCATGTGGACCGGGCGAGCGCCCTGGGAGGCACCGGGCGCGCCCACCTCCTCGGCAGCTACGCGGGGCGAACCGATGACCTCGCGCAGGTCGAGGATCCCTACGGCGGCGACTTGGACGAATACCGTCGGACCTTCCGGCAGCTGGAGGAGCTGCTGGTGGACGCCGTGGACCGCCTCCTGGCGGAGCCGAGTACCGGTGCGGGTCCGGGCGACGAGTAG